A stretch of the Halorussus salinus genome encodes the following:
- a CDS encoding DUF7538 family protein has product MDERIEELAEQDGWQAEEFAARVHYQGGSDSYSIEFYAPSECVLYWKVRGDGEVAVPVGRDTVPDPLRERIRQDLAEADVDPDIESRSL; this is encoded by the coding sequence ATGGACGAGCGAATCGAGGAGTTAGCCGAACAGGACGGCTGGCAGGCCGAGGAGTTCGCGGCGCGGGTCCACTATCAGGGCGGGAGCGACTCCTACAGCATCGAGTTCTACGCGCCGAGCGAGTGCGTCCTCTACTGGAAGGTCAGAGGCGACGGCGAGGTCGCGGTCCCGGTCGGCCGCGACACGGTGCCCGACCCCCTGCGCGAGCGCATTCGGCAGGACTTGGCCGAGGCGGACGTGGACCCGGACATCGAGTCGCGGTCGCTGTAG